A genomic stretch from Kogia breviceps isolate mKogBre1 chromosome 1, mKogBre1 haplotype 1, whole genome shotgun sequence includes:
- the SLC1A7 gene encoding excitatory amino acid transporter 5 isoform X2, translating to MRMLKMLILPLVVSSLMSGLASLDAKTSSRLGILTVAYYLWTTFVAVIVGIVMVSIIHPGSAAQKETTEHSGKPIMSSADPLLDLIRNMFPANLVEATFKQYRTKTTPVVKSPKVAPEEAPPRRILIYGVQEENGSRVQNFALDLTPPPEVVYKSEPGTSDGMNVLGIVIFSATMGIMLGRMGDSGAPLVSFCQCLNESVMKIVAVAVWYFPFGIVFLIAGKILEMDNPTTVGKKLGFYAVTVVCGLVVHGLFILPLLYFFITKKNPIVFIRGILQALLIALATSSSSATLPITFKCLLENNHIDRRIARFVLPVGATINMDGTALYEAVAAIFIAQVNNYELDFGQIITISITATAASIGAAGIPQAGLVTMVIVLTSVGLPTDDITLIIAVDWALDRFRTMINVLGDALAAGIMAHVCRKDFAQDTGTEKLPPCETKPVSLQEIVATQQNGCVKSVAEASELTLGPTCPHHVPIQVEQDEQPAAASLDHCTIEISELETNV from the exons CTTGATGTCCGGCCTCGCCTCCCTGGATGCCAAGACCTCCAGCCGCCTGGGCATCCTCACTGTAGCATACTACCTGTGGACCACCTTCGTGGCAGTCATCGTGGGCATCGTCATGGTCTCCATCATCCACCCGGGCAGTGCGGCCCAGAAGGAGACGACGGAGCATAGTGGGAAGCCCATCATGAGCTCAGCAGACCCCCTGCTGGACCTCATTCG GAACATGTTCCCAGCCAACCTGGTGGAAGCCACATTCAAACAG TACCGCACCAAGACCACCCCCGTTGTGAAGTCCCCCAAGGTGGCACCGGAGGAGGCCCCTCCTCGGCGGATCCTCATCTATGGGGTCCAGGAGGAGAATGGCTCTCGTGTGCAGAACTTCGCCCTGGACCTGACCCCACCGCCCGAGGTCGTTTACAAGTCAGAGCCTGGCACCAGCGACGGCATGAATGTGCTGGGCATTGTCATCTTCTCTGCCACCATGG GCATCATGCTGGGCCGTATGGGTGACAGCGGGGCCCCCCTGGTCAGCTTCTGCCAGTGCCTCAATGAGTCCGTCATGAAGATCGTGGCAGTGGCTGTGTG gtACTTCCCCTTTGGCATCGTGTTCCTCATCGCTGGCAAGATCCTAGAGATGGACAACCCCACGACCGTGGGAAAGAAGCTGGGCTTCTACGCTGTCACCGTGGTGTGCGGGCTGGTGGTGCATGGCCTCTTCATCCTGCCCCTGCTCTACTTCTTCATCACCAAAAAGAACCCCATCGTCTTCATCCGCGGCATTCTCCAGGCCCTGCTCATCGCGCTGGCCACCTCCTCCAG CTCAGCCACACTGCCAATCACCTTCAAGTGCCTGCTGGAGAACAACCACATCGACCGGCGCATTGCCCGCTTCGTGCTGCCCGTGGGCGCCACCATCAACATGGATGGCACCGCACTCTACGAGGCTGTGGCCGCCATCTTCATTGCCCAGGTCAACAACTATGAGCTGGACTTCGGCCAGATCATCACCATCAG CATCACAGCCACCGCAGCCAGCATCGGGGCAGCTGGCATCCCCCAGGCCGGGCTCGTCACCATGGTCATCGTGCTCACCTCCGTGGGACTTCCCACTGATGACATCACCCTCATCATCGCTGTCGACTGGGCTCT GGACCGTTTCCGCACCATGATTAACGTGCTGGGTGATGCACTGGCCGCCGGGATCATGGCTCATGTCTGCCGGAAGGACTTCGCTCAGGACACGGGCACCGAG AAACTGCCGCCCTGCGAGACCAAGCCAGTGAGCCTCCAGGAGATCGTGGCGACCCAGCAGAATGGCTGCGTGAAGAGCGTGGCTGAGGCCTCAGAGCTGACCCTGGGCCCCACCTGTCCCCACCACGTCCCCATCCAGGTGGAGCAGGATGAACAGCCAGCTGCTGCCAGTCTGGACCACTGCACCATTGAGATCAGTGAGCTTGAGACCAACGTCTGA